The Culex quinquefasciatus strain JHB chromosome 2, VPISU_Cqui_1.0_pri_paternal, whole genome shotgun sequence genome contains the following window.
attgtgaacgcccgaattgtcaaaatcgcgcagtagcaccaacattagaaaaaaaagtatggctgtcatgccatggcacacttttttcgtaatgttggtaccactgcgtgatttgacatttcgggcgttcgccattcgaacgccatcttcgcttaaaaatctggatagcaagagaataagggtgataaactgctaactggggcgattagggacacataaggcgaataggaacccacaggacaattatgcgtagaaacacagaaatcggtcgaaaaatttcaatcgcgtttttctcagtttcacttttttgaacatgggacaattatgcgtagaacggcagttcagtggtttgcaatcattagtttaacaaaaaagtaagatttgacgaaaacagcgaaaaaaaactttgcaatactgaacatcgaaaattttcaaaaattcaaaagatgtttaaatgaacccaaacatgctaaacatgattttaaacgcaggggaatgcattttaaatcaatttcagctgattgcacttgaatttccattgtaattttaaagttttttgaaacaatatttttggcccCCGATTTTTTGGGCTAACTTTGAAGGGgatgggaggggggggggggggtcttgacaaatacttcaaatgaaatttgtaccaacctgaatacaaaaaaaaattaagcaaaattatgtttttttgttaagttttagTGGATCATAAAAGACAACTTACATAAGCTTCATAGTCATCCCAGCAAGGGCAAAACATATCTGAATgtagccatttaaaaaaaaaacaacatttgaaaacctttaaaaaaattgtggaaaaaataaTTCACTTCATTATTTGATGCAACAGaactttacagaaattttgataaattacaTCGTTTTCTaggatttttgcgaaaaatttgcaatgattgattttttcaaaagtttccatGCTTAgccttaaaatgtttttttaaagttcagaatattttctaaaacttatctaaGAAACTTGTATTGGACCTCTGATTGctgaagtacaacaggtacaaaaagaaaaaaaaacatcttaagcccttttgaaatgatagtcttaaattaaaaattctgttaatatttttatcggtaagatttatttaaaaaaaaaaaacagaaaactgatgaagtctgcaagtagaaGACCAGGGTGGCCCCCTCGGGAGAAAACAGGGAAAACTGGGGgaaaatgttatgaattgatttaaaaatcattaaacttCACCTCACATCCGAACACTTTAAAAAAGTTATACTAACTTCTATTCGccggttctcgggcataactcaaccaatcgggacgcaATGTGATAATTTTTGTCGATTGCAAtatctttttactttttaaaaacattcaaatttaaaggttTTTGCAAGGTTCTCaaagtttaattttctcaactaaataatatataaaaaatcaatgaggcatgataaattgttttgaagcgaaatttggattcaaaacttttttataaaaaaaaaacacttctggcgttgctttttaaaattattttaaaaacacacaaaactttaacattgtaaaaaatatattttgaataggtttcaattcgttattcttcgaatttagaaatttatgaaaaaaaaatatattattgcacccagatttctttactaattttggaattaattttaatgttttaaaaatagttgcagCAATCTTTGTTTCAAGTATgattaatttccttttttatgtttttttaaaaatgaaactttgttcagaaaaaatacaacatttttgacTGCTCACttattaattaaaaatctattttaatcaagttgctcaaaatataataaaaaaactacaatttgaagtaacaaagcaaaattgattaaaatttatattcatTGCCTTTCTCAACATTTTAAGACAAGAATACaagtttttcatatatttcaattcaatgataagaattaaattcaaatataaAGGTTTTTGACtttgaaacaaaaacattttaatcAAATACGAAAGCAAAATCCAAATAATTCGTTGACTTAGCAGTAATTTATCGCTTAAGCGAAAGAAACTTAATTTTCCTATTAAAAGATTTGATCtcaaatctatttttaaaatttggatactcaacttatttattaaattttgcatgAACAGCCTCAAGGGCCAGTcaaagaactattttgaaaagccgtcgcaggccggatgaaatggcttcacagGCCGGATCCGGTCCGCttgccggacgttgggcaggcatGCCTTAGATCATTCACCTTctcaaaaaccgtccaactccaagcgaaacttacttgaggataccgtggagattttcccttaaaacTCTGAAAAGTGGAACTTCAACACTTCctgtcttccaaatccctttccttgtccctggtgcgcgatgaagatgggagcggccggcaattaacggctgtcatggtggtgaaaatctggttcaggtggagttgGTTATATTCCCAATAATCGATTTTCAGGCAACTTGGGCTAAGACAATCATCACATtaatggcgaaatccagtctgcaatccgctaaaattaccgtctcctagcgaagtttcacgcaaattgaagagggatCAAGGCAAGAACCTCACACTGCCTTCAACATTCTTTCAACAAAGCAAAACACCAGACATATTTCCTTGCCAAACAGCGATAAGTTTATTCGGTTGATATTTAATTCACATAAAAGATGTTTAAACTGGGTCTGTTCCCAAGAGTCTTTCATAATTATTCCACCAGCTTGCGGCTCAAAACGTTCAAAAATATACTTTCGTTTCTTTATCTTCTTACTAGCTCTGATTTatgattgattttcaaaatcacgtCCTACAATTTCACTCCAATGATGATGTGTTGTCTAATCTTAACTCTCTTTCTTAATTCAATACTACACTCTGCTTGCTGCAAGCCCTAAACTATTAAGaagtttttaaacaaatttaggaAGACTTGGGGTTTAAGGGGTTTCAAACAACGATCACTTTAAAATTACTTTGTAATTAAGGTGTAAGAAACTAACTTGTTTTTCTTTGCTTCAAGCTATATTTACAATTCTAACTAATAGTTAAAGAACAAATTGCGAGTTTTCCTTCAGCAAACTCTAATCGTATGTTTGAAAGTGAATAAAACGTTGACCTAAGCCGGACCGGAATTAGTGTGTCAGTGTGGGATTCCTTCGCTCTTCTTCCTCGACTAGCTCGTTCCAATCCCGCGTAAGCAGTCCATTTCCGTTCAGTTTCCCAGCGCTGGTCTCACTCACAGTTGTGCTATTCACATTTTCGTGTTTCTCTACTGAACTAGTTTGCTCTGCCTGCAGCAGCAGTTCATTTTCGTCGTTCTTGGCGGGAACATCAACGGAGGTCGTTTTCAACTGTGAAACGCTCCGTGCGGTTCCGTTCGCCTTTTCGTGGCCCAGAAAATTGCTCGAGGTGTCCGGAGACGTTGTTGAGCTGGGTTGGGGTAGGCGCTCCTCGCTGATGGATCCACCGTCTAGTCGGAGCACGTGGCTTCGGTTGAGATCGCCAAAGTTCATGATCACTTTTGCGTGGCCCTCGTTGACCAGCTCGACGGCGATGTTCACGTCGGAGTCGTCCGCCGAAGTGTCGTACAGTTCGACCCCGGGCACGGGGGATCCCTCGCGGCCTTCACGACACGGACCACCGCGGTGACCCTTGTTCTTGTAGGTTGCGATGCGGGACAGCAGCTTCTTCCATTGAGCAACTGGAGACATTAAATGGAATAAAATAATGATAACGATTCAGAACTTTAAGTAACTCACCATGTGTTAGCTCCTCAAATCTGGAAATCGCCGCCGGTTCCCAGTCTTCTTCTCCCGTGGTCGAGCTGACCGTTGCGTTGGGCTCGACATGTGCCAGGAAGCACTCGATCGCCTGGAACCGAAGCGCCAAAAAGTCCGGCCTCAGTTCGTACACCTCGGCAGGTTGAATGTACTGATTGTCGCCGTAGTCTACAAAGTACAGATCCAGAACGATCTCTCCGGACTTGTATTCGTTCGGCAGAATGGCCACCACTTCGGCCCGGTACCACTTTCCGTCGGCGTTGAACTCGGCGGCCACGATCTGGCCCAGGTATGGCTTGCGGATCTGGTGCAGGTCGCGGTTGTCCTGCTGGTTGTAATACTCGGTCATGGTTTCGACCAGGATGTCCAGCTCGGTTGATTGCGGTCCTACCAGTTGCAGGTAGAACCGACTCGGGGAGACTACGGCGGACACAAAGACCTCCAACTGTCCTGAAGAACTCAACGATTTGAGCTTTTCGGAGGTTGGAGGGAGAACCTCGCGGGGAACCGGCGTTGCCGTCATACTGCTCGGCGGAGTACGAATTCGTGGCTCGCGACGAATGTCTAGCTGCTCCTGGCTTCTCCTAAAGTCGGCATCGTCCTTTACCTTCTGCTCGATCAGCGACCTTGCGACGTTGATCTGATCCTGCGTGCCGGTGATCATGATACGCCGATTCTCTCCAAGAACACGCGACCCTTCAATCCAAACCTTGGCCATAGATTTGCGACAAATCTCCTGCAGAGCATCGCCACAACGACCTGCAAAAACACAAAAGTTTATAACTCCGAAATAACCATAAAACTCCGCAAAACCCACCCAAAATCTTCCCGCAAGCCGTCTGCGGCACCAGCATCTCCTCGGTCAACGTAATCTGCCGCGACGCCTCCTTCATGATCAGCTGCTCGGCCGCCTGAATGCCCGCCTCGGTGCCGTGAATCGTACACACCTGGTGCGACTCGTCCAGCTCGCGGAACTGAATCTCCGTCTTGGTACTGTCCTGGATGTGCCTCAGCGTGTACCCCTTGCGGCCCACCACCAGCGGAACGATCTTGTTCGACAGTGTCACCTCAACCGATTTGACCTCCTCCTGGCTGCTGATCATGCGGACCAGCCGGGCGATCTTGTTGGAAATGCCGGAGTCGGCTTCGTCAAAGGAGGTGGTGGCGGCATTGTCGGTGAAGGAGTCGCTCGAGTCGGCGAATTCGTCCTTTTTCTTCTTGAGGAAAGCGTACACGCACGCTCCGCCGACGCTTAGCAGGGACAGTCCCAGGATGATTGGGACCGTCGATTGGGATTTCATCATTGCGGAGAAGTGGGTGAGCTACGGGAGGTTActgtaaaaagtttgaaaaggaaattttaaatttaaaggccacgtggttaCTGCACGATCCCCTAAGTTTATGATGgtgccaaatatttttttcatgtttcgatggatcaactatggtccccttggaacgggctgtcaagtagaaccttttctgtcaagaaggacagcgaagttattttttttaaatagaaaaaaagttgtaaactaacaggctctcgtcacaaataaacaatcaattacaattacaatttaaaaatccattttaaatcctttacgGTCGTAAAAAAGTCATTATACCCAGAAAGATAAACGTCGTTGGATAAACCTTATCATTGTTAACAATAAtatttaaccccttcccgcccagagcaaaatcgagatttattACGTTTATCACCATTTCTCGTAACTGGATCGActgaattggatgaaattttaatggttataagtaaacattctatataaactaatgcaggttgaaccaggctgaaaaaaatggttggttgcagagaaatttagctttgaagacaaaaatttgtggtgctctggagtaaccatgggcgttagagggttaaaacttaagcttaggggagagtggggatacttgatccccggggacacttgatcccaagcctgtatctcgtcagcatgtgggtaaaacaattagctttgttctagaaagttgtgcgaaattaactaaaactcattgaagaaaacaaagaaaaaaattaaaaaaatgtttagattgagttacacacatttttctaaaacgagctgcaaaaaacttccaagagatctttttttctttgttttgatatgtatagaaaacactcaaaaattattcaaaaaaatattttttatacatgaattgtttgataaacttatcaactccaaaacccttacgcatttaatgttaaatttatcgtcatactatttttacaatcaattgttttataaagtgcgtttagggagacttgatccctgcatttttacagccACTGGAATCAGCATCAAGAtaaattaattgggctgggttttcatacatagtttcctttagtatagttgtacataacttactgcagtttgaaccttttttcaaaagttttgtaaacaaaaatttccagcttttgtaaacatgcttaatttttatctaacaaataatattttaagtttttaaatattttacatactaaacttgttatattttgagcacaaacgtacaggttttatgtgaaattgctgtaacttatagaaaattaaaagtttggatgaataagaaacattttgcttaagatttctccaaaatgttgaaagggggatcaagttacacctaacatttttaaaatgccggtttaaaatatttttttaaaacgcttggaatgattcgaagagtttatctgatgaaatacccttattaaccaaacatagatgaatgtttaagctttcaattcatgcaaaaagtttatagttttgtaagaaattgacagagttatgtgcgatacaaaaaaaggggatcaagtctccccgctCTCCCCTATTTTTAGAATTCAATTATTGGTTGCGAAATACAGAACCTTTATCCCTCTaatccttatttttttatttttttatgtttcccgTTTTCAGGAGGTAATTTTGCGCAACTCttgttttaagaaaaattttacttctcttggtttatgtttttcttgtttcatttttagtatttttatttgcatttaactTGTTTAgcttatgtttgtttctgatagtatttggctgcTTCTACCACCTCCATTCTTCAttctttgcttgtttttcaagtAAGTTCTTGTTTACAATGCTTTTtacagatcaaaaattggttgaaaatggttttttgtCCGACTCTAGAGGCAGAGTTGAGTTGTATAGGGTTAAATTTGTGTAAATCTcggataagttttcaaaaagacgtaagagccaatggtaaacaaagccttttttgcatcggtattcgacctacttgcgaaaaaccaatttcaaaaatgcttaagattgttcatctacacgtttTTTAAGTGctccaaactaaaaataaatgaaattttgttacagttttgagaaaatcgaatattagtgtcggaggtcacggaggctcttacggctttttgaaaactcaccgaGAAACACGGTTTTCTCAGTGTCATAAAACCTCATATTTTCATGACAATATCTTGtaaaaatttttaatgaatgaatgtcatgaattttatatatttttttttctgatttcgaatttttttggtaaaattgaaaaaaaaagaagcgaaTGATGATGTTATTTCCCATTTATAATAAGCATTGCAATGCTTATTATTCt
Protein-coding sequences here:
- the LOC6046042 gene encoding tudor and KH domain-containing protein homolog, which gives rise to MMKSQSTVPIILGLSLLSVGGACVYAFLKKKKDEFADSSDSFTDNAATTSFDEADSGISNKIARLVRMISSQEEVKSVEVTLSNKIVPLVVGRKGYTLRHIQDSTKTEIQFRELDESHQVCTIHGTEAGIQAAEQLIMKEASRQITLTEEMLVPQTACGKILGRCGDALQEICRKSMAKVWIEGSRVLGENRRIMITGTQDQINVARSLIEQKVKDDADFRRSQEQLDIRREPRIRTPPSSMTATPVPREVLPPTSEKLKSLSSSGQLEVFVSAVVSPSRFYLQLVGPQSTELDILVETMTEYYNQQDNRDLHQIRKPYLGQIVAAEFNADGKWYRAEVVAILPNEYKSGEIVLDLYFVDYGDNQYIQPAEVYELRPDFLALRFQAIECFLAHVEPNATVSSTTGEEDWEPAAISRFEELTHVAQWKKLLSRIATYKNKGHRGGPCREGREGSPVPGVELYDTSADDSDVNIAVELVNEGHAKVIMNFGDLNRSHVLRLDGGSISEERLPQPSSTTSPDTSSNFLGHEKANGTARSVSQLKTTSVDVPAKNDENELLLQAEQTSSVEKHENVNSTTVSETSAGKLNGNGLLTRDWNELVEEEERRNPTLTH